In the genome of Sulfuricella sp., one region contains:
- a CDS encoding TonB-dependent receptor encodes MFRPVPFKYAALTAAIIGAFVPALAVAVENAAVETEAVNVFGRGQTRQVTTVTREDIQQSAPGTSPLKVMDKVPGVHFESADAYGAYEWSTSISVRGFSSGQLGYTLDDIPLGDLSYGNHNGLHISRAISSENIGRVQISQGTGALDTASTSNLGGTFQFYSVDPADTFGVTAGQTLGSDSARRTFLKLDTGHLANGGKFNISVMDQNSEKWTGEGEHRNQQVNAKYVQFFGESKLSAFVNWSDRKEIDYQDMSKEMISRLGYDWDNYYPDWNKAVNSANGVWTSGETSVWDAYYSASGLREDMLMGATLDAKMSDNLRWKTTVYNHTDKGTGLWWTPAVLSPVSGTPSVRTTEYDMDRSGLLSSLTYTLGNHKINGGFWYENDDFNQARRYYATTLTSPLSPYDTPSGAFRTDWDFDYQEKTLQWYAQDTITVSPALTLNVGFKSPTVEITGTEKTGANRPSGTITSEESFLPQLGLVYKYDGSNELFAGIAQNMRAIYTQPFGTTQAGFDAIKDNLKPETSTTYEAGWRFHNKQFEGVLSIYHVDFKDRLLTISSGPAIISSPTILANVGAVESDGLDAGISWKFAPKLTWFNSISFNSTEYKEDYMDGTTLRNVSGKQVVGIPKQMFKTEMAYDDGTWFARLGGDYTSERYYTYTNDNSADARWLWNLGAGYRTKNVSFLKELSAQVNVTNLFDKEYIATVGTGGYAYSDPDGTAQTLMVGAPRQFFFNVTGKF; translated from the coding sequence ATGTTTCGCCCAGTACCTTTTAAATATGCTGCACTCACGGCTGCCATCATCGGCGCTTTCGTTCCCGCCCTTGCCGTTGCCGTGGAAAATGCTGCCGTGGAAACCGAGGCGGTCAACGTCTTTGGCCGCGGCCAGACGCGCCAGGTCACGACGGTGACCCGCGAGGACATCCAGCAGTCCGCGCCGGGCACCAGTCCGTTGAAAGTCATGGACAAGGTTCCAGGCGTGCATTTCGAGTCGGCGGATGCCTATGGCGCCTATGAGTGGTCGACCAGCATTTCTGTGCGCGGCTTCAGTTCCGGGCAACTCGGTTACACCCTGGATGATATTCCTCTCGGCGACTTGAGCTACGGCAACCATAACGGCCTGCATATTTCACGCGCCATTTCTTCTGAAAACATCGGTCGCGTCCAGATTTCCCAGGGCACTGGCGCACTGGATACGGCTTCCACCAGCAACCTTGGCGGCACCTTTCAATTTTATTCCGTTGACCCCGCGGACACTTTTGGCGTGACGGCTGGCCAGACGCTGGGCAGCGATTCCGCGCGCCGTACTTTCCTCAAGCTGGATACGGGGCATCTGGCCAATGGCGGCAAATTCAATATCAGCGTGATGGACCAGAATTCGGAGAAGTGGACCGGGGAAGGCGAGCACCGCAATCAGCAGGTCAACGCCAAATACGTCCAGTTCTTTGGTGAATCCAAGCTGTCTGCCTTCGTGAACTGGTCTGACCGCAAGGAAATCGATTACCAGGATATGTCCAAGGAAATGATCAGCCGCCTGGGCTACGACTGGGACAACTACTACCCGGACTGGAACAAGGCGGTCAACTCCGCCAATGGCGTCTGGACGAGCGGCGAAACCTCGGTATGGGACGCTTATTATTCCGCTTCCGGCCTGCGCGAGGATATGTTGATGGGCGCAACCCTCGACGCCAAGATGTCCGACAACCTGCGCTGGAAAACGACTGTCTACAATCACACGGACAAGGGCACCGGCCTGTGGTGGACGCCAGCGGTATTGTCGCCGGTAAGCGGCACGCCATCCGTGCGCACCACCGAATACGACATGGATCGTTCGGGCTTGCTCTCGTCGCTGACTTATACCCTGGGCAACCATAAAATCAACGGCGGCTTCTGGTACGAAAACGACGATTTCAACCAGGCACGCCGCTACTACGCCACCACCCTGACCAGCCCGCTTTCGCCTTATGACACGCCAAGCGGCGCTTTCCGCACCGACTGGGATTTCGACTACCAGGAAAAAACCCTGCAATGGTATGCCCAGGACACCATAACCGTGTCTCCGGCGCTGACCCTGAACGTCGGTTTCAAGTCCCCCACGGTCGAGATCACGGGTACGGAAAAAACCGGGGCGAACCGGCCTTCCGGCACCATCACCTCGGAAGAGTCCTTCCTGCCCCAGCTGGGACTGGTCTATAAATATGACGGCAGCAACGAGCTGTTCGCCGGCATTGCGCAAAACATGCGCGCCATCTACACCCAGCCTTTTGGCACGACACAAGCCGGCTTTGACGCCATCAAGGATAACCTCAAGCCGGAAACATCGACGACTTATGAAGCGGGCTGGCGTTTCCACAACAAGCAGTTCGAGGGCGTGCTGTCCATTTATCACGTGGACTTCAAGGATCGCCTGCTGACCATCAGCAGCGGCCCCGCCATCATCAGCAGCCCCACCATTCTGGCCAACGTCGGCGCGGTCGAGTCCGACGGGCTGGATGCGGGCATCAGCTGGAAATTCGCGCCCAAGCTGACCTGGTTCAACTCCATCAGCTTCAACAGCACCGAGTACAAAGAGGATTACATGGATGGCACCACGCTGCGCAACGTCAGCGGCAAGCAGGTGGTGGGGATTCCAAAGCAGATGTTCAAGACCGAGATGGCTTACGACGATGGAACCTGGTTTGCCCGTCTTGGCGGGGACTACACCTCCGAGCGTTATTACACCTACACCAATGACAACTCCGCCGATGCGCGCTGGCTGTGGAATCTTGGCGCGGGCTACCGGACCAAAAATGTCAGCTTCCTCAAGGAGTTGAGCGCCCAGGTGAATGTGACCAACCTGTTCGACAAGGAGTACATTGCAACTGTTGGCACCGGTGGTTATGCCTATTCTGACCCGGATGGCACCGCTCAGACCCTGATGGTGGGCGCCCCCCGTCAGTTCTTCTTCAACGTTACCGGAAAGTTCTAA